One segment of Candidatus Binatia bacterium DNA contains the following:
- a CDS encoding zinc-binding dehydrogenase, producing MAPRPSIPHRPRCASGERIEAVGAAGAAHVVDRAVDDVVESVRTFTGGRGAAAVFDPIGAVTFEISLQLLAPRAPPAVSIAERASLPHRDTAERPPTARRKSRSAAQRKNGYANF from the coding sequence TTGGCGCCGAGGCCCTCTATCCCTCATCGTCCTCGGTGCGCGAGCGGGGAGCGGATTGAAGCGGTGGGCGCGGCGGGCGCGGCTCACGTCGTCGACCGCGCGGTTGACGATGTCGTCGAATCCGTTCGTACCTTCACCGGTGGCCGCGGCGCTGCTGCCGTCTTCGATCCGATCGGCGCGGTGACGTTTGAGATCAGCCTGCAACTGTTGGCGCCTCGCGCGCCTCCTGCTGTCTCGATTGCAGAGCGAGCGAGCCTTCCACATCGTGACACCGCGGAGAGGCCCCCGACCGCCCGCCGGAAGAGTCGAAGCGCCGCTCAGCGAAAGAACGGCTATGCCAACTTTTAA
- a CDS encoding arylsulfatase, translating into MASSQPNIITIMGDDIGWFNIGAYHRGIMAGRTPNLDRLASEGMLFTDYYAEASCTAGRAAFITGEIPRRTGLTTVGQAGAKVGMPDAAPTIATALRSMGYATGQFGKNHLGDLNQYLPTLHGFDEFFGYLYHLDAMEDPSHRNYPPELKDKLGPRNMLHCWATDKDDPTVDPRWGKVGKQRIEDCGTLYPDRMETVDDEILSNALAFIDKAKAANKPFFVWLNPTRMHVVTHLSDKYEKMRTPENGWSVYEAGMAQLDDIVGAVMKKLKDDGLEENTILMFTTDNGAENFTWPDGGQTPFAGGKGTVTEGGFRSPCIVRWPGNVPAGKVENGIFASLDWFPTFVSAAGNPNIVEELKKGKQLGDRTYKVHLDGYDQMALITGKGPSARHEFFYFAEGTLGAVRVNDYKYRFIDQPGGWLGGTVKVDWPILVNLRLDPFERTGLTGSLAFYNWFAYEFWRFVLVQQVVGKLAETAMEFPPMQEGASFNLEEVKEKIEKAMAAHSGS; encoded by the coding sequence ATGGCAAGTTCCCAGCCCAACATCATTACGATCATGGGCGACGATATCGGCTGGTTCAATATCGGCGCCTATCATCGGGGCATCATGGCCGGCAGAACGCCGAACCTCGATCGCTTGGCGTCCGAGGGGATGCTATTCACCGATTACTATGCCGAGGCGAGTTGCACGGCCGGTCGCGCCGCCTTCATCACCGGAGAGATTCCCAGACGCACCGGCCTGACGACCGTCGGCCAAGCCGGCGCGAAAGTCGGGATGCCGGATGCGGCACCGACGATCGCGACCGCTCTGCGTTCGATGGGCTACGCGACGGGTCAGTTCGGCAAGAATCACCTGGGCGATCTCAACCAATATCTGCCGACGCTCCACGGTTTTGATGAGTTTTTCGGCTATCTCTACCATCTCGACGCGATGGAAGACCCGTCGCATCGAAATTATCCGCCCGAGCTAAAAGATAAACTCGGTCCGCGAAATATGCTGCATTGCTGGGCGACCGACAAAGACGACCCGACCGTCGACCCGCGATGGGGGAAGGTCGGCAAGCAGCGGATCGAGGATTGCGGCACCCTCTACCCGGACCGGATGGAGACCGTTGACGACGAGATCCTCAGCAATGCGCTGGCCTTCATAGATAAGGCGAAAGCGGCGAACAAGCCGTTCTTCGTCTGGCTCAATCCGACGCGGATGCACGTCGTCACCCATCTCTCTGATAAGTACGAGAAGATGCGCACTCCCGAGAACGGATGGAGCGTCTACGAGGCAGGCATGGCGCAACTCGACGATATCGTCGGCGCCGTCATGAAGAAACTCAAGGACGACGGGCTCGAGGAGAACACGATCCTCATGTTCACGACCGATAACGGCGCCGAAAACTTCACCTGGCCCGACGGCGGTCAGACACCCTTTGCCGGCGGCAAGGGAACGGTAACTGAAGGCGGATTCCGCTCGCCGTGCATCGTGCGATGGCCCGGCAACGTTCCGGCGGGCAAGGTCGAGAACGGCATCTTCGCCAGCCTCGACTGGTTCCCGACGTTCGTCTCCGCCGCGGGAAATCCGAACATCGTCGAAGAGCTCAAGAAGGGCAAGCAACTCGGCGACCGCACCTACAAGGTGCATCTCGACGGCTACGATCAAATGGCGCTGATCACCGGAAAGGGACCGTCGGCGCGGCACGAGTTCTTTTACTTCGCAGAGGGGACGCTTGGGGCGGTGCGCGTCAACGACTACAAGTATCGCTTCATCGATCAGCCCGGCGGCTGGCTCGGCGGCACCGTAAAGGTAGACTGGCCGATCCTCGTCAATCTGCGCCTCGATCCGTTCGAGCGAACCGGCCTCACCGGATCGCTCGCATTTTACAACTGGTTCGCCTACGAGTTCTGGCGCTTCGTCCTCGTGCAGCAGGTCGTCGGAAAACTCGCGGAGACGGCGATGGAGTTCCCGCCGATGCAAGAGGGGGCTTCGTTCAACCTCGAAGAGGTCAAGGAAAAGATCGAAAAGGCAATGGCCGCGCACTCAGGCTCCTGA
- a CDS encoding HAD family hydrolase, translating to MSAAPLLDPRVAYGQSSIDPLPSWNDGPAKHAILDFVHVMTDPTSQGYVPPGQRMASFDQDGTLWVEHPIYTQMVFAFDRVVALAPQHPQWRTTPPFSTVLSGNRAAMAQMTQKDLEAIVVATHAGMDVEAFHTAATTWLAVSRHPRWNRLYTDLVYQPMLEVMALLRGNGFANYIVTGGGQDFVRSYAARVYGVPPEHVIGSALETEYTYNEKGQGVLIRKPTFELNDNMSGKPEDIYLFTGTRPRMAFGNSTGDRQMLEWTGAGAGPRLMMLVLHDDPKREYAYGPARKLPNTKVGTFTQALYDEAQSKGWFVVSMQDDWKRIFAFEQRD from the coding sequence GTGTCGGCGGCGCCGCTACTCGATCCCCGCGTCGCATACGGACAGAGTTCGATAGATCCGCTGCCGTCGTGGAACGACGGGCCGGCGAAGCACGCGATCCTCGACTTCGTGCACGTGATGACCGATCCGACCAGCCAGGGGTACGTGCCGCCGGGGCAGCGCATGGCGAGCTTCGATCAGGACGGCACGCTCTGGGTAGAGCATCCGATCTATACGCAGATGGTCTTCGCGTTCGACCGCGTCGTCGCGTTGGCGCCGCAGCATCCGCAGTGGAGGACGACGCCGCCATTCAGCACCGTGTTGTCCGGAAACAGAGCCGCTATGGCGCAAATGACGCAGAAGGATCTCGAGGCGATCGTCGTCGCGACGCACGCGGGAATGGACGTCGAGGCGTTTCACACGGCGGCGACCACGTGGCTCGCCGTATCGCGACATCCTCGCTGGAACCGGCTCTACACCGACCTCGTCTACCAACCGATGCTGGAAGTGATGGCGCTCTTGCGCGGGAACGGCTTCGCGAACTACATCGTGACCGGCGGCGGACAGGATTTCGTGCGCTCGTACGCCGCGCGCGTCTACGGCGTGCCTCCGGAGCACGTCATCGGTTCGGCGCTCGAGACCGAGTATACGTACAACGAGAAAGGTCAGGGCGTATTGATCCGCAAGCCCACGTTCGAGTTGAACGACAACATGTCGGGCAAGCCCGAAGACATCTACCTATTCACTGGAACCCGCCCGAGAATGGCGTTCGGCAACTCGACCGGCGACCGACAGATGCTCGAGTGGACCGGCGCGGGCGCGGGGCCGCGTCTGATGATGCTCGTCCTCCACGACGATCCGAAGCGCGAGTACGCCTACGGGCCGGCACGGAAACTCCCCAACACGAAGGTCGGCACGTTCACGCAAGCGCTCTACGACGAAGCGCAATCGAAAGGATGGTTCGTCGTTAGCATGCAGGACGACTGGAAGCGAATCTTTGCCTTCGAGCAACGGGATTAA
- a CDS encoding ABC transporter substrate-binding protein produces the protein MADRPKSSRPYEITRRGGGSSRTIRATSKEEEREPLRAAAVLLLAALVACTRGGGAASGPPHVLRIAYAGDPASLVPLVAIDQEIVALDTLFCETLVGLDGDNRDVPILVTRVPSRRNGDISPDGMRITYHLRPDARFADGVPLTSADVAFTYEAIFDPHNRATSVEPYRRIASLRTPDAHTVVIRLRAPWNAAVRVLFAEADYVYGILPKHAFAGTAVIGTPWENAPFGTGPFRVKSWLRGDRIVLERNTYYRPRPKLDEIVLQIVPNLNSNFVALQSGAVDVGTLTAENAALAGRIPGVRVARFAENATRLLYLQTQAGPTRELGVRKAISQALNYAALAGAWRNQYPAATSFLPPPIVRWQRPAIPAYRYDPAAAARAFDAAGWRLQRGIRFKNGTQLGGVIGVNSEDPINVRIATLVQAQLAAAGMPMQIKANPTRIWFSPDGLLRNGQATIAGETWVGGSDPEQSLNLRCVQAVKGDENHSFYCSPRFEALFDDQTRTPSRARRDRDFAAIERLVYDDVPVIPLYYEERLIGLRDRVSGYRLNMLWIPVGVASWDAR, from the coding sequence ATGGCCGATAGACCGAAGAGCAGCCGTCCGTATGAGATTACGAGGCGAGGCGGAGGCAGTTCCCGAACCATCCGTGCCACTTCAAAGGAGGAGGAAAGAGAGCCTCTGCGCGCGGCCGCCGTTCTGCTGCTCGCCGCCCTCGTCGCGTGCACGCGCGGCGGCGGCGCGGCGTCGGGCCCTCCGCACGTCCTGCGCATCGCGTACGCGGGCGATCCGGCCTCGCTCGTTCCGCTCGTCGCCATTGACCAAGAGATCGTCGCCCTCGATACGCTCTTCTGCGAGACCCTCGTCGGCCTCGATGGCGATAACCGCGACGTTCCGATTCTCGTCACGAGAGTCCCGTCGCGGCGGAACGGCGACATCTCGCCGGACGGCATGCGCATCACCTATCATCTGCGCCCGGACGCCCGTTTTGCGGACGGCGTTCCGTTGACGTCCGCCGACGTCGCCTTCACGTACGAGGCGATCTTCGATCCCCACAATCGAGCGACGTCGGTCGAGCCGTATCGGCGGATCGCCTCTCTCCGGACGCCCGATGCGCACACCGTCGTGATCCGGCTGCGCGCTCCGTGGAACGCCGCGGTCCGCGTGCTCTTCGCAGAGGCCGATTACGTCTACGGGATTCTCCCAAAGCACGCGTTCGCCGGAACCGCGGTCATCGGCACGCCGTGGGAGAACGCGCCGTTCGGTACCGGTCCGTTTCGCGTGAAGAGCTGGCTGCGCGGCGACCGCATCGTCTTGGAGCGCAATACCTACTACCGGCCGCGGCCGAAACTCGACGAAATCGTGCTCCAGATCGTCCCGAATTTAAATTCGAACTTCGTCGCCCTCCAGTCGGGCGCCGTCGATGTCGGCACGCTGACCGCGGAGAATGCCGCGCTGGCGGGGCGCATACCCGGCGTGCGCGTGGCGCGCTTTGCCGAGAATGCGACCCGGCTGCTCTACCTGCAGACGCAGGCCGGGCCGACGCGCGAACTGGGCGTGCGTAAAGCGATCTCGCAGGCGCTGAATTATGCGGCGCTGGCCGGCGCGTGGCGGAATCAGTATCCCGCGGCAACCTCGTTTCTGCCGCCGCCGATCGTGCGGTGGCAAAGACCCGCGATTCCCGCCTACCGCTACGACCCGGCTGCCGCCGCGCGCGCATTCGACGCCGCCGGCTGGAGACTGCAACGCGGCATCCGATTCAAGAACGGGACGCAGCTCGGCGGCGTGATCGGCGTGAACTCGGAGGATCCGATCAACGTTCGAATCGCGACGCTCGTGCAGGCACAGCTCGCCGCGGCCGGGATGCCGATGCAGATCAAGGCGAATCCCACGCGAATATGGTTCAGTCCCGATGGCCTGCTGCGTAACGGCCAGGCGACGATCGCGGGCGAGACGTGGGTGGGAGGCAGCGATCCCGAGCAATCCTTGAATCTCCGCTGCGTGCAGGCCGTCAAAGGCGACGAGAACCACTCGTTCTACTGCTCGCCGCGGTTCGAAGCGCTATTCGACGACCAAACGAGAACCCCGAGTCGAGCGCGCCGCGACCGCGATTTCGCGGCGATCGAACGGCTCGTCTACGATGACGTTCCGGTGATTCCGCTCTACTACGAAGAGCGGCTAATCGGGCTGCGCGATCGGGTCAGCGGATACCGGCTGAACATGCTCTGGATTCCGGTGGGCGTCGCGTCCTGGGACGCGCGGTAG
- a CDS encoding DUF899 family protein: MPDSSLLMPGASEEYRRSRERLRKAEIDLRDRIETVAAMRRSLPLGPTLPDYTFVEDYKRVSLADLFEPDKPYLILYHLMYHAKDDEFCPMCSLWIDGFNGVAPHVARRANFVVASRAPFDVLESWGARRGWDRLRLLSDDGAAFARDIAAEDADGNPDSTIVVFAKDGAGIHHVYTAHPMLEDRERGIDLLCPVWHLFDLLPSGRGDWYATND, from the coding sequence ATGCCCGACTCGAGCCTTCTGATGCCCGGCGCGAGCGAGGAGTATCGCCGCTCGCGCGAACGGCTGCGTAAGGCGGAGATCGACCTGCGCGATCGGATCGAAACCGTGGCGGCAATGAGACGCTCATTGCCGCTCGGTCCGACCCTCCCGGACTACACGTTCGTCGAAGACTACAAACGCGTCTCGCTCGCCGACCTCTTTGAACCCGACAAGCCGTACCTGATTCTCTACCATCTCATGTACCATGCTAAGGACGACGAGTTCTGCCCGATGTGCTCGCTGTGGATCGACGGCTTTAACGGGGTCGCGCCGCACGTCGCACGGCGGGCGAATTTCGTCGTCGCTTCGCGGGCGCCGTTCGACGTGCTCGAGTCGTGGGGCGCCAGGCGCGGGTGGGACCGCCTTCGCCTCCTCTCGGATGACGGCGCAGCCTTCGCGCGCGATATCGCCGCGGAAGACGCCGACGGCAATCCGGACTCGACGATCGTCGTTTTCGCGAAGGACGGCGCGGGGATTCACCACGTCTACACCGCGCATCCGATGCTCGAGGATCGCGAGCGCGGCATAGATCTGCTCTGCCCCGTCTGGCATCTCTTCGATCTGTTGCCGTCCGGCCGGGGAGATTGGTACGCCACAAACGACTAG
- a CDS encoding zinc-binding alcohol dehydrogenase family protein, which produces MKAALVDAPGESARYGDFADPAEQEGRHVVELVAAGIHPIVRGLASGRHYGSSDEWPLVPGVDAVVRNADGALAYSGFPQPPWGTLAQRISVPSLLWIPLPEGADPARVAGGVNPGMASWLLLQARRTELGRLDNVLILGVTGMAGLLAVQNARILGATRIVGAGRDARGLSDALKAGATTAALSGDRERDRAAILAALDGSSPDIVLDFLWGAPAESAFAALGRRGLETDRADISYVQIGAAAGPDAAVPAALLRSRKLRITGSGAGSASLTDIIAEIPRYVALIADGAVDVPIRTFPLSQVSEAWKAAERGRPRVVVLAD; this is translated from the coding sequence ATGAAAGCGGCGTTGGTCGACGCGCCCGGCGAGAGCGCACGCTACGGCGATTTTGCAGATCCGGCAGAGCAGGAGGGCCGGCACGTCGTCGAGCTCGTCGCGGCGGGCATTCATCCGATCGTGCGTGGGCTTGCGAGTGGCCGGCATTACGGCAGCAGCGACGAGTGGCCGCTCGTTCCCGGGGTCGATGCCGTCGTTCGCAACGCGGACGGCGCGCTTGCGTACTCGGGTTTCCCGCAACCGCCGTGGGGCACGCTCGCGCAACGGATCTCCGTTCCGTCGCTCTTGTGGATACCGCTGCCGGAAGGCGCCGATCCGGCGCGCGTTGCCGGCGGCGTGAACCCGGGCATGGCATCCTGGCTGCTGCTCCAGGCGCGCCGCACGGAGCTCGGCAGACTCGATAACGTTCTGATTCTGGGCGTCACGGGGATGGCGGGACTGCTCGCGGTACAGAACGCGCGCATCCTCGGCGCAACGCGCATCGTGGGCGCGGGCCGCGACGCTCGTGGCCTGTCCGACGCGCTCAAAGCGGGCGCCACTACCGCAGCGTTAAGCGGCGATCGCGAACGCGACCGCGCCGCAATTCTTGCGGCTCTCGACGGGTCGTCGCCCGATATCGTACTCGATTTTCTCTGGGGCGCACCGGCCGAAAGCGCGTTCGCAGCGCTCGGAAGACGCGGTCTCGAGACCGATCGCGCCGACATCTCGTACGTTCAAATCGGCGCAGCCGCGGGTCCGGACGCGGCGGTCCCCGCCGCACTGCTGCGCAGCCGCAAGCTACGCATCACGGGAAGCGGCGCGGGCTCCGCGTCGCTGACCGATATTATCGCCGAAATTCCGCGCTACGTTGCGTTGATCGCCGACGGGGCAGTCGACGTACCGATACGAACGTTTCCATTATCGCAGGTGAGCGAAGCGTGGAAGGCCGCCGAACGCGGTCGCCCCCGCGTGGTCGTCCTCGCGGACTAA
- a CDS encoding choice-of-anchor tandem repeat GloVer-containing protein, with protein MAGLVELNGTLYGTTEAGGKNCAGSHAGKYGCGTVFSITTSGAEHSLYAFYPRVQGAFPEAGLTAVKGTLYGTTYKGGTGAGTVFSITASGTENVIYNFFGPASGGFSPEAPLVNVKGTLYGTTWGGGVKGRQDHGIAPATRSWGGTVYSITTSGTHTVLHSFKNDPDGANPKGGLINVSGTLYGTTMLGGPKSPNCADGCGVVYSITPSGVEKVLYPFTAAPDGAYPMGELVNVNGTLYGTTSVGGAHKLGTVFSVTMSGTERVLYSFAGGSDGANPHAGLVDVNGTLYGTTAYGGNTACAGGSGCGTIFSISTAGAESVVHGFAGGTDGMEPEAPLLDVNGTLYGTTEYGGRSEGDCCGTIFALTP; from the coding sequence ATGGCCGGGTTGGTTGAGCTGAACGGGACGCTGTACGGCACGACGGAGGCCGGCGGCAAGAACTGCGCCGGGAGCCACGCCGGAAAGTATGGCTGCGGGACCGTTTTCAGCATCACGACGAGCGGCGCGGAACATTCGCTCTACGCGTTCTATCCGAGAGTGCAAGGAGCGTTCCCCGAGGCCGGTTTGACCGCCGTAAAGGGGACGCTGTACGGCACGACCTACAAAGGCGGCACCGGAGCGGGAACCGTTTTCAGCATCACGGCGAGCGGCACTGAGAACGTGATCTATAATTTCTTTGGACCGGCATCGGGCGGCTTCTCGCCCGAGGCGCCATTGGTCAACGTCAAGGGTACGCTCTACGGCACGACGTGGGGCGGCGGCGTAAAAGGGCGGCAGGATCACGGCATAGCGCCGGCAACTCGGTCTTGGGGCGGTACCGTTTACAGCATCACCACGTCGGGCACGCATACCGTGCTGCATAGTTTCAAAAACGATCCCGACGGCGCCAATCCCAAGGGCGGACTGATCAACGTGAGCGGAACGCTTTACGGCACGACGATGTTGGGCGGTCCGAAAAGCCCGAACTGCGCCGACGGCTGCGGCGTCGTCTACAGCATCACTCCAAGCGGTGTCGAAAAGGTGTTGTATCCCTTCACCGCCGCGCCCGACGGCGCGTACCCCATGGGGGAATTGGTTAACGTCAACGGCACGCTCTACGGCACGACGAGCGTGGGCGGCGCGCACAAGTTGGGCACCGTTTTTAGCGTCACGATGAGCGGGACGGAGAGAGTTCTCTATAGCTTTGCGGGTGGCTCCGACGGAGCTAATCCGCACGCGGGCCTGGTTGACGTCAACGGCACGCTCTACGGCACGACGGCGTACGGCGGTAATACCGCGTGCGCTGGAGGCTCCGGCTGCGGAACTATCTTCAGCATCAGCACGGCCGGTGCGGAAAGCGTGGTCCACGGATTTGCCGGCGGCACCGATGGCATGGAGCCCGAGGCGCCGTTACTCGACGTTAACGGTACGCTCTACGGCACGACCGAGTACGGCGGCAGATCGGAAGGGGATTGCTGCGGTACCATCTTTGCATTAACCCCCTAA
- a CDS encoding arylsulfatase, which produces MGSIDNARPNIVVILADDLGNADLGIHGSDIRTPNIDALAAGGVRLESFYGMPVCTPARAALMTGRYPIRYGLQTLVIFPSHTYGLPTDERTLPQALKDAGYYTAMVGKWHLGHADKKFWPQNRGFDHFYGNLVGEVDYFTKERGGLIDWQRNGRFFEEDGYFTTLIGNEAVRLIEDSDISTPLFLYFASLAPHAPYQAPKDDVDRYGGLADEKRRTYAAMITALDDQVGRIVAALERKKMRDNTLIVFSSDNGGATSSLFATGARSPEERGDELAGVLPASNGALRGGKGSLHEGGVRVPTILNWRGTLAPRVVAEPLHMVDLMPTFLSLAGATGSPDHPFDGKDIWPAVADGRPSPHDDILINVEPFRGAIRKGAWKLVKIPLLPGKTELFDLVKDPSEQHNVAEQFPDVVRDLEERLLEYAREAKPSEWIKAQPAFLGAQGNTIFDPDFDIDDAGLPHEKPVLPA; this is translated from the coding sequence GTGGGTAGCATTGACAATGCGCGGCCGAACATCGTCGTCATTCTTGCCGACGATCTCGGCAATGCCGATCTCGGAATTCACGGCAGCGACATCCGGACGCCGAATATCGATGCCCTTGCGGCAGGCGGCGTCCGCTTAGAGTCCTTTTATGGAATGCCGGTGTGCACGCCGGCGCGCGCCGCGCTGATGACCGGCCGCTATCCGATTCGCTACGGGCTGCAAACGCTCGTGATCTTTCCGAGCCATACGTACGGCCTTCCGACCGACGAGCGAACGCTTCCGCAAGCGCTAAAGGACGCCGGTTACTACACTGCGATGGTCGGCAAATGGCACCTCGGGCACGCGGATAAGAAATTCTGGCCGCAAAACCGTGGATTCGATCACTTCTACGGCAACCTCGTCGGCGAGGTGGATTACTTCACAAAGGAGCGCGGCGGGCTGATCGACTGGCAACGCAACGGCCGGTTCTTCGAAGAGGACGGCTACTTCACGACGTTGATCGGCAACGAAGCGGTGCGCCTGATCGAAGACAGCGATATTTCGACTCCCCTCTTTCTTTATTTCGCCTCGCTGGCGCCGCACGCGCCGTACCAAGCCCCAAAAGACGACGTCGACCGGTATGGCGGCCTCGCGGACGAGAAACGCCGCACGTATGCCGCGATGATCACGGCGCTCGACGACCAAGTCGGACGCATCGTTGCCGCGCTCGAACGGAAAAAGATGCGCGACAACACGCTCATCGTCTTTTCTAGCGACAACGGCGGAGCCACGAGCAGCCTCTTTGCGACCGGAGCGCGATCCCCCGAAGAACGTGGCGACGAACTGGCCGGCGTTCTCCCGGCGTCGAACGGCGCCCTGCGTGGCGGGAAAGGCTCGCTCCATGAGGGCGGCGTGCGCGTACCGACGATTCTGAACTGGCGCGGAACGCTTGCTCCGCGAGTCGTCGCCGAGCCGCTGCACATGGTGGATCTCATGCCCACCTTTCTCTCTCTCGCAGGCGCCACCGGAAGCCCAGATCATCCATTCGACGGCAAGGATATCTGGCCAGCCGTCGCCGATGGGCGACCCTCGCCACATGACGATATCCTCATCAACGTCGAGCCGTTTCGCGGCGCGATCCGGAAGGGAGCCTGGAAGCTGGTGAAGATTCCGCTGCTCCCCGGGAAGACGGAGCTCTTCGATCTTGTCAAAGACCCCAGCGAACAACATAACGTTGCCGAACAATTTCCCGACGTCGTCCGCGATCTCGAGGAGCGCCTATTAGAGTACGCTCGCGAGGCAAAGCCGAGTGAGTGGATCAAAGCGCAGCCCGCATTCCTCGGAGCGCAAGGGAACACGATTTTCGATCCGGATTTCGACATTGACGACGCCGGTCTGCCGCACGAGAAACCGGTACTGCCCGCGTAG
- a CDS encoding alkaline phosphatase family protein produces the protein MAAVGAALPRLADAQRTKLLADRRNALDHVVVVMFENRSFDNVLGRLYGPGEVESFDGVLGKDLKNPIPDWAEHGADRKFVPYGVATNMNTPKPDPGEEYPHINTDLFGVQDPKNRFVPLSKMVAPFNAPIAGQQPTMDGFLADYISAFTAEMRRQPTYDEYAQIMTGYTPAQLPVTSTLARGFATFDHWFCEVPSQTFTNRSFFHAATASGYIINFPPADAFPVHNNAETIFERLESKGLTWRVYCDAPSPASMTGIIHASRLHSRFAKNFFTVADFLEDAKNGRLPTYAFIEPNLWHGHNDMHPPISALLHGLPWDPPSSLLGGEALLAQIYDAVRTSSSSSGSNYLNTLLLVAFDEAGGTYDHVPPPPAPPPDSSATPDQMGFTFDRSGQRVPAIAISAWIPARRVVTEEYRHTSVIRTLRERWSLGAPLTARDAIAADIAPILSLDTPRPPEQWPEVTPQAVPPFNAALLPPNLPLSVLGKGIFFGILAFEKSLGANVPEIPHDAEITGAKAHEIMRNMSLDIFPGLRNGA, from the coding sequence ATGGCGGCCGTCGGTGCCGCGCTGCCGCGCCTCGCCGACGCGCAGAGAACAAAGCTCCTCGCCGACCGGAGAAATGCGCTCGATCACGTCGTCGTCGTCATGTTCGAAAATCGGTCGTTCGACAACGTGTTGGGCCGGCTCTACGGCCCTGGGGAGGTCGAGTCGTTCGACGGCGTCCTCGGCAAGGACCTCAAGAATCCCATTCCGGATTGGGCCGAGCACGGCGCCGATCGCAAGTTCGTACCGTACGGCGTCGCGACGAACATGAATACGCCCAAGCCGGATCCAGGCGAAGAGTATCCCCACATCAACACCGATCTCTTCGGCGTACAGGATCCGAAGAACCGGTTCGTGCCGTTGTCGAAAATGGTCGCTCCGTTCAATGCCCCGATCGCGGGGCAGCAGCCGACGATGGACGGTTTTCTCGCAGATTACATCAGCGCGTTTACCGCCGAGATGCGCCGCCAGCCGACCTACGACGAGTACGCTCAAATCATGACGGGCTATACGCCGGCGCAACTGCCGGTCACTTCGACGCTCGCGCGAGGATTCGCCACCTTCGATCACTGGTTCTGCGAAGTGCCGTCGCAGACGTTTACGAACCGCTCGTTCTTTCACGCCGCGACGGCCTCCGGATACATCATCAACTTTCCGCCGGCCGACGCGTTCCCCGTTCACAACAACGCGGAGACGATCTTCGAGCGCCTGGAATCGAAGGGCCTCACGTGGCGCGTCTACTGCGACGCTCCCAGCCCCGCGTCAATGACGGGCATCATCCACGCCTCGCGTCTGCACAGCCGCTTTGCGAAGAACTTCTTCACCGTTGCAGACTTTTTGGAGGACGCGAAGAACGGGCGGCTCCCCACCTACGCGTTTATCGAGCCGAATCTCTGGCACGGGCACAACGATATGCACCCGCCGATCTCGGCCTTACTGCATGGTTTGCCGTGGGATCCGCCGTCATCGTTGCTCGGCGGCGAGGCGTTGCTCGCGCAGATTTATGACGCCGTGCGAACCTCGTCATCGTCGAGCGGATCGAACTATCTCAACACGCTGCTCCTCGTCGCGTTCGACGAAGCGGGCGGCACGTACGATCACGTGCCGCCGCCGCCGGCTCCGCCGCCCGACTCGTCGGCGACGCCGGACCAGATGGGATTCACGTTCGACCGCTCCGGGCAGCGAGTACCGGCAATCGCGATCTCGGCGTGGATTCCCGCTCGCCGGGTCGTTACCGAGGAGTACCGGCACACATCGGTGATACGAACGTTGCGCGAGCGTTGGTCGCTTGGAGCGCCGCTGACCGCGCGCGACGCGATCGCCGCGGACATTGCGCCGATTCTCTCGCTTGATACGCCGAGGCCGCCCGAGCAATGGCCGGAGGTTACCCCGCAAGCGGTGCCGCCGTTCAACGCGGCGCTGCTTCCGCCAAACCTGCCGCTCTCCGTCCTCGGCAAGGGGATCTTCTTCGGAATCCTCGCTTTCGAGAAGAGTTTGGGCGCGAACGTTCCGGAGATTCCGCACGACGCCGAGATCACCGGCGCAAAAGCTCATGAGATTATGCGAAATATGTCTCTCGACATATTTCCCGGACTAAGAAACGGAGCATAA